A window from Primulina eburnea isolate SZY01 chromosome 2, ASM2296580v1, whole genome shotgun sequence encodes these proteins:
- the LOC140821481 gene encoding protein ALTERED PHOSPHATE STARVATION RESPONSE 1-like → MGCVASRIDREERVKICRERKRLMKQLLGCRKEFADALLVYLRSLKNTGATLRQFTESESLELEENTSDFAFPPSPPAPPPPPLPPSPPPPPPPPPPPPFSPDLRKLKNKHPKAHSAVEEEIIEIDEDKNHTPPPLPTSSSWDYWDPFGPSSPQCDKQSEAMEQEDENWAETNTEFIDEDEEAAFDATKEIDLIPVKQQRVELAGENSSMMSWHAKDTADMGMVVWRNNKTLSSIVKDLDEYFLKASGSVKNIAVVIDINTGDSFRYNGIKENKRKRSNSTRVFRALTWSWSLKSLQSSREAELFSESNEPCKPGAHRTTLQKLYSEEQKLHKDVKEEVNAKVEFGRKSLLLQRQEEDHDWVKAEKTRLTVESLESYILSRQESINGSYSTISRLINEELHPQIVALASGLMHMWHTMHKCHQVQSQISQQLIHLADQQYIEPTSEYHLQAAAQLHTEVTSWYNSFCKLVKFQREYVGTLKKWTGLTSCLANIGTQQSDNSLKLDALLGEWLNQLNNLHDKIVSETIKGLISAVETIVLQQQEEYNLRKRSEKLGRKLERELNSLSEVEFRFEGGFSLEEANSVTTSKHPLLIRRAKVEALKTLVDEQKAKYVNCVKATQALILNNLQTRLPNVFHVLTDHSKAYVHSFEAILGGQIALEQ, encoded by the exons ATGGGTTGTGTTGCATCAAGAATTGATAGGGAAGAGCGGGTGAAGATTTGCAGGGAGAGGAAGAGGCTTATGAAACAGTTGTTGGGATGCAGGAAAGAATTTGCTGATGCCCTGTTGGTGTACTTAAGATCGCTAAAAAATACTGGAGCGACCCTTAGACAGTTTACCGAATCCGAATCACTGGAACTTGAGGAAAACACTTCTGATTTTGCATTTCCGCCTTCCCCTCCAGCCCCCCCTCCTCCTCCTTTGCCTCCttcacctccaccaccaccaccaccaccaccaccacctccattCAGCCCTGATTTAAGGAAGCTTAAGAATAAACACCCGAAGGCTCATTCTGCGGTGGAAGAAGAAATAATAGAAATCGACGAGGATAAAAATCACACTCCACCACCTCTACCTACCAGTTCTTCCTGGGACTATTGGGACCCTTTTGGTCCTTCATCACCCCAATGTGATAAACAAAGTGAAGCAATGGAACAAGAGGATGAGAACTGGGCTGAGACAAATACTGAATTTATAGACGAAGATGAGGAAGCAGCCTTTGACGCAACTAAAGAAATTGATCTGATTCCCGTGAAACAGCAGAGGGTTGAACTCGCTGGTGAAAATTCCTCAATGATGAGCTGGCATGCTAAAGACACGGCTGATATGGGTATGGTGGTTTGGAGGAATAACAAGACCTTGAGCAGTATTGTTAAAGATTTGGATGAATATTTCCTCAAAGCATCTGGTTCTGTGAAGAATATAGCTGTTGTTATAGATATCAATACGGGTGATTCTTTCCGTTATAACGGCATAAAAGAGAACAAGA GAAAGAGAAGCAATTCAACAAGAGTTTTCCGTGCTCTAACTTGGAGTTGGTCCCTTAAATCACTTCAATCCTCAAGAGAAGCCGAACTTTTCTCTGAATCTAACGAACCCTGTAAACCTGGAGCTCATCGCACCACCCTCCAGAAGCTTTATTCCGAGGAGCAGAAGCTCCATAAGGATGTTAAG gaGGAGGTGAATGCCAAGGTGGAGTTTGGGAGAAAATCTTTGCTGCTACAGAGACAAGAGGAAGACCATGATTGGGTCAAGGCAGAGAAAACTCGGCTAACCGTTGAAAGTTTGGAGTCGTATATTTTATCTAGGCAAGAATCAATCAATGGCTCTTACTCAACTATATCAAGACTTATAAATGAGGAGCTGCACCCGCAGATTGTTGCGCTAGCTTCAGG ATTGATGCATATGTGGCACACAATGCACAAGTGTCATCAAGTCCAGAGTCAAATATCTCAGCAGCTGATCCATCTAGCAGATCAGCAATACATCGAACCTACTTCTGAATACCATCTGCAGGCTGCAGCTCAGCTCCATACAGAGGTCACTTCTTGGTACAACAGCTTCTGCAAACTGGTAAAATTCCAGCGAGAATATGTAGGTACCCTAAAAAAATGGACCGGACTTACCAGCTGCCTTGCAAATATCGGGACTCAGCAGAGTGATAACTCTTTAAAATTGGATGCCCTTCTCGGAGAATGGCTGAACCAACTCAATAATTTACACGATAAG ATAGTGTCTGAAACCATCAAGGGCTTGATATCTGCAGTTGAAACCATAGTCTTACAGCAGCAAGAAGAATACAACTTGCGCAAGAGATCTGAAAAACTTGGGCGGAAACTGGAAAGAGAACTCAATTCCCTTTCAGAAGTCGAGTTTAGGTTTGAGGGAGGCTTCTCTCTTGAAGAAGCAAACTCTGTGACCACATCTAAGCATCCTTTGTTGATTAGACGCGCCAAAGTTGAAGCTCTCAAGACATTAGTGGATGAGCAGAAAGCCAAGTATGTAAATTGTGTCAAAGCGACTCAAGCCTTGATTCTGAACAATTTACAGACTAGGCTCCCAAATGTATTTCATGTGCTAACAGACCATTCGAAAGCTTATGTTCATAGCTTTGAGGCAATTCTCGGTGGCCAGATTGCATTAGAACAGTAA